TCTCCTCTCAGGATGACTTCGTGCTCGGGCTTTGCAGTATTACTCTGCCTGCGTACGGGTGAAGATTGCTCAAACGGGCATGCTATGTATGGAGCCGGATGAATAAGTTTGGTCGGAAACCCTGAAGCGGGCGCTTCATGTGGCCGGAGGCGTATCCGGTTTCTCGGAGTAGGTGCCGTCCAGTCCCATTATTTTTGAAATTTCCTCTGGGGAATCGAGTATCTCCCCCTTGCCCATCTTGTAAAGAAAGTTCGCGTTGTCCCTCGGGGCGTCGCTTTTTACGTTAGGGTCGAAGAAAACCTCTTTGGTGTGAACGAGTCCCGCGCGGTTATACGAAGAGAGTTCGTACTTCATTCCCATCCGAAGCGCATCGCATGGGCAGGCCTCGACGCAAAAGCCGCAGAAAACGCAGCGCATGAAATCTATGTTGTATACCTTGGGCCTTCTCTCGATTCCGTAATCGTCCGCGGGCTCAGAAACTATGGAGATAGCCTGGGTGGGACACGCGATCTCGCAGAGCTTGCACGCAACGCACCTTATCTCGCCCTCGTCATCGGCAGGCATCACGTGAAGCCCCCTGTAGTTCTCGGGAAGCGCTTTTACCTCCTCGGGGTATTTCACGGTTATCGGCTGGTGACGCGTGATGTGCCTTATGGTGATCATAAGGCCCTTTAGCACCTGGGGAATGTAAAGCTTCTCCCAGAAAGAAAGCCGCGGTCGCTCAAGCACTTTTACGTTTATCGCCATAGTAACCATCTATATACCACAGAAAGGGAAAATACTGAAGCCGCTAGCGGAAAAAACTGCCGCGGCGGTAAAGGATGAGGACAAGCGCAAGCGCAGAGCCGCAAAGAAGCCAGAGCGCGGTTTCTACGTCTCCCAGAACGAGCTTTCCCGTCCCTATCATGAAACAGAGAAGAAAGGATACGACAAGCGACCAGTTAAGAAAGACCGAGGAAAAAACTCCCTGCCCCGGCGCAATCCCCGCTTTCTTCCGGACGGGCGACCAGAGGCCAGGAGGTCTTACCCTCGAGTAGAATTCCGAGAGTTTTTCCGAGGACTCGGGAGCGGTGACGAAAGTGGCCGTAACCCAGCAGGCAATCGAGACGGGAACGACAAGTATCTGGTGGCGCAGTTCAAGCGGAATGCCCTTGGCCTCAGTGTAGAGAATCAGAATCAGTATGGTCGCAAGCGACGATGCAAGCGCCACTATCTCGCTCCAGGCGTTTATCCTCCACCAGAACCACCTGAGTATGAGCACAAGGCCGATTCCCGAACTCATGGCCCAGAGAAATATCCAGGCGTCCCCTATGTTTTTTATCTGAAGCGCCACTGCGCCCGCGATAACGGCAAGCACCACGGTTGCAATCCTCGAGACCGCCACGTAATGGCGCTGCGGGGCGCTTTGCCGCACGAACCTCCTGTAAAGATCGTTCACTAGATACGAAGCCCCCCAGTTAAGGTGCGTCGATACCGTGGACATAAACGCCGCGAGAAAGGAAACCAGCAGAAGACCCCGAAGACCCGGCGGGAGAAAGTCCCTGATCATCACAAGGTAAACTGACTCATCATCCCCTCCCGCCACTCCGGCCGCCTCGGGAAAGATTACCACCGAAGCCAGTGCAACCAGAACCCACGGCCAGAGGCGAAGCACATAATGGTTAAGCGCAAACCACGCCGTGCCCGCAAGGGCATGTCTCTCGTCTTTTGCGGAACAAAGCCGCTGTATGAAGTAACCTCCACCGTCAGCGTTGTGGGAGGACCACCAGACAACAGTCATGAAGATAAGGAATGTGAAAAAGTCGGAGGAGAAAAACTCTTCAGTGCCTGCAGCCTGCGTGATGAACATGGAGGTCTGCTCAGGGGGAAGCTCCGCGATTTTGCTTACGAACTGTCCGTACCCTCCGACTGCGTCAGAGTTTATTACCACGACCGCGAGTATGATCGTGCCGCCGAGCGCTATCGCGTACTGCACGAAATCCGTTATCACGACTCCCCAGAGCCCGGAGAAGACCGTGTAGATGAGCACGATTCCTACGCAAAGCGAAACCGCATATATTTGCCCCACTCCGAAAAAGACCTCAAACACCTTGATCATCGCGGTTATAACCCACCCCATCACTATGAAATTAAAAATCGTCGAGAAATAAAACGCCTTAAACCCCCGGAGAAACGCGGCGGGGCGGCCCCCGTAGCGAAGCTCTATCAGCTCGTTGTCGGTTATCACCTGCGCCCTTCTCCAGAGCCTCGAGAAAACCACTATCACGAGCGCGTGGCTGAAGATGTAGTTCCACCAGAACCAGTTTTTCCATATCCCTTCGGTCCTTATCCACCCGGTTATGGCAAGCGGGGTGTCGGCGGCAAAAGTGGTGGCGACCATCGAGGTTCCAAGAAGCCACCAGGGAAGCCCGCGCCCCGAAACGAAATAGTCTGAAAGACTTCCGGACGCCCTCCTTGAAAAATAAAGGCCTACGCCCAGGGAAAAGACCAGGTAGAGGCCGAGCAGCATCCAGTCTACGGCGTGGAGTTTCATAGGTCTATTCTCACCGGAAGCTTAGCAGCCGACGGCCGCTCTCCCGCAAGAATTTCCGCGGCAGCGCGGCCCGCCGCGCGCGAGGAATCGAAAAGCGAGATCACGGTATCGAAAAAGGGAAACTCGGCTGCGGGATAGGGAGAGCCGAAGGTAAGCAGAATTTTTTCACCCGGAAAGGAGGAAAGACCGTTTACGTAATCGGCTATCGCCGGGGGAACAATGCAGTTCTCCGTCCATCCTGCCGGGGCGGCGGACAAAACGCACACGAGCGAGGAGACATTTTCCCTCGGCGGCAGTTCGGGGCAGCAAAAGCTCTTCTCCAACGTCACTCCTCCCTCAGAGAACCCCTCGCGAATCCCGGCCAGAAGCTCCTCCGTATCTTCCCTGCCAAAATGAAAGACCGAGGTCTTTTCGCCGCTAAGTCTGCCTCTTCGAACAACACAGGCCGAGCGACGGGTGATTTCTTCTGCCTCCTCGCGGTTTTTCTTAAAATCGGGTGACGGAATCTCTTCCCCGCCCGAAGGGAAAAGCCCCTTAGCGTAGGATATCCTAGAGAGAGATTCTCCCCGAGCAGTATCTTTAAAAAAGCCATCCTCCGCCCTTCTTTCGAGGAACCCCTCTGGATCCCTTGGATCAAGAACTATGTCCACTCCGCTCGCAAGGGCCGCTAGAATATTTTCCTCCTCCCGCTCATCCCCTCCCAGCGCGTCCATTCTGAAGGAATCCGAGACGATCAGGCCGTTGAATCCAAGTCTTCCACGCAGAAGGCCCCGCAGAATCGGTTCCGAGAGGGTGGCAGGGACTCCGAGAGGGTCAAAGGCAGTATAACAGACATGGGCCGGCATCACGCAGTGAAGCCTTTTCCCAATCGCTTCCCGAAAAGGCAGAAGATCCGAGTCCATGAGACGCTCAAGAGACCTTTCAACTGTGGGAAGGCAGGCATGGGAATCCTCCAGGGTGGCGCCGTGACCTGGAAAGTGCTTCCCGCAGGCGAGCACCCCCTCTTTCTGCATGATCTCCGCAAAAACTCCCCCCAGTTTCGAGACAACCGCGGGATCATCGGAGAACGCTCTTACGTTTATTATAGGGTTTTGCGGCTCGGAATTAACGTCAAGAACCGGAGCGAAGGCAAGATTTAGCCCGCAGTATTTCATCTCCCGGGCCGTTATGACTGCCTGACGTCTCAAAAGCTCCTCGTCGTCCATTGCCCCCTGGGCCATGGCGAAAGGAAAAAGAGTTCCTCCCGAAACCCGCTGACCGAGGCCCCTTTCAACGTCGCAGCCGAAAAAAAGCGGAAACTCGGAGAGAGCCGAGAGCCTCCGCGTTGTCTCTCTCACCCGCTCGACATCCCCGTTGAATATTATGAAGCCGCAGACACAGAAATCCCGCGCGAGACGCTCCGCCCGTCTGACCGAGCCGGGGTCCTGGAAATCGATTCTCGGCATAATAAACTGTGCCGCGCGCCGGGACGCAGGGAGATCTTTTGACGAAAAAACTGAAGGATTCTCATACATTTTTACAAGATATTCTTCCCAATCGAGATTTTTCCGAGAAACGTGGCATCCCGGGCTCCCGTAACTGCCGGCACGTTCGTCCGGTTTCCACACACGGTTTCATTCGCAAGCACCGCGAATCCTACAGCCTCTTTGGCATCTGCGGGAATGCCGTATTCGTCCGAGAGGCAAAGCCGCGTCGGGGCGAGCTTTTCACGAAGCCTCGAAACCATTACGGGGTTTCTGGCGCCGCCACCGCTCAGCACGACTTCTTCCACATCCGCACGAGGGTAAATAAATCTTTCATAGGCAGAGACTATGGAGCAGGCAGTAAACTCGACGAGGGTGCGCAGGAGATCGGGAAGGGATACCCCTTTTTTCTGGGCAAGGGAAAAAAGCCTCCCCGCCATCCGTTCCCCGAAAAGCTCCCTGCCGGTTGATTTAGGGGGTTCTATATCAAGGTACGGATTTTTCATGAGCCTGCGGAAAATGTCCTTATTAACCGAACCCTCCCCCGCTATCGTACCATCCTCATCGAAATTCCTCTCGCCCCCAGAGGCAAGGCGCACCACCGAGTCCATCAGAGAATTGCCGGGTCCCGTATCGAAAGCCAGAAGCTCCCCGAGTTTTTTCGTGACCAGAGTGCAGTTAGAAATGCCCCCTATGTTATGGGCTATTACGTTTTTACCGGTTCCGGAGAACAGCAGGTAGTCGACGTAGGGGATAAGGGGCGCTCCTTCTCCGCCCGCAGCCATATCCCTAGTTCTGAAATCTCCCACCGTGGTAATTCCCGTAGCCTCGCAGATAACGTCCGCTTCGCCCAGCTGAAGGGTCGAGGAAACCTCCTGCCCCAGAGAAGGAGGGTTATGAAAAACCGTCTGGCCGTGGGTGCCCACCAAGTCAATCTCGGTCGTTTTGAGTGCCGCCTTCCGCAGAAGATCAAAGACCGCCGCGGCAAACTCTTGGCCGAGCAGGAAATTAAGATCGGACAGTGAGGCGGTGTTCAGTCCACCGGGAGAGAGAAGGAGCTTCCTTGCGTCGTCGGAGTATTCCCGGCAGATAAAGTCCTCAATCTGTACTTCTGTATCCTCTCCCGAGCCGCGAATCCTTACCAGCGCCGCGTCAATACCGTCCATCGAAGTCCCGGAAATGAGACCGACAGCCAGTTTTTCCTTCTTCGAAATTATCGGACGAAGCCAGTTCACGCGGAAAAAGTTACCTGATGAAAAAGGGATTTAGCAGACGGAATGAGCATGGGGCCAGTTACGGATTCCCCGCCGAGCGGGATATGCTCCTTAGGGTCTTCTTCAAGTAGCCACTGTTTTCCCGCAGCAGTTTTACCGACTCTTCGGGCGAGAGGCTACCGAGTTTCATTACCACGGCAACCTTGAGATTTCCGCCGGCTTCCCGGAAAAGCGAGGCAGCCTCCTCTTCTTCCACATCACATATGTCCATTATGATTCTCCTTGCCCTGTCGACGAGCTTTGACGACGTGGGCTTAAGGTCAACCATCAGGTTTCCGTAAGTTTTCCCGAGAAGCACCATCGCAGTCGTCGTAACCATGTTAAGGAGCATCTTGGTAGCGGTAGCGGCCTTGAGCCTAGTGGAACCCACTATCACTTCGGGACCGACAAGAAGAGTTATGACCAGATCGGCCGGGGCGTTCTCCGGCTCGCTGCAACATACAAGTATGCTTGTGCAACCGACCGTCTTGGCATACTCAAGGGCCGATATCACAAACGGCGTACCGGAACTCGCCGCGATTCCCAAGACCACGTCGTCCACAGAGAGTTTTTTGTCACGTAGGGCTTCCACGGAAGCCGTAGTGGAATCCTCGGCACCCTCGACCGAGTTCCATACAGCATCCCGCCCTCCCGCCATAACCGCCTGCACCGTTTCGGGATCCGTCCCGAAAGTGGGCGGGCATTCGGCGGCTTCCATCACCCCGAGCCGCCCGCTTGTCCCCGCACCGACGAAAAAAACCCTGCCGCCGCACTCAAGGGAGCGGAAAACCATTTCCGCTGCCTGGGAGATGGAATCTTTTTCCCTGGAAACGGCCTCAAACGCCGCCTGGTCTTCCCCACTTACAAGATCAATGATCTCGGAACATGAAAGTTCATCGATACTGACCGTCCTCGGGTTTGCTTTCTCTGTGAGCAGATGTCCTGTAGGGCGAGTTTTCTCCACAGGAAACATTATATCTGAAACGTGCGCCGCTTATCCGGAGAACCGTCCACGGTGCCAGGTTTGATTTGTAAGCAATATCCGTATAGAGTCCTTTGGATATTGCGGGTGTAGCTCAGCTGGCCAGAGCATTGGCTTCCCAAGCCAAGGGTCGCGGGTTCGAATCCCGTCGCCCGCTCCAACCCCCTCCCATAAATCGCAAGAAGCTTCATTATTTGCAAGACCGCCTCTCCAGATTGGCAAACAGCACAAAGCCACCAACCAGAAATTCCTCGCATATGAAGTAGGGCCAGAAAATTAAAACGCTATCAAGTAATCATTAGCTCTTCCGGAAAACCAGATACTTAAGGCCGAAGAAATTCCAGAAAAGCGTGAATATCAAGGACACCGCGGCTCCTATGTTCGCCCACACCGTGGACGAGATGGAGCCCCCAGAACCTCCGAACTCGGCAACCACGTATGAAGCAACCGTAACGTTTATCACGAGCCCCACGCCCACGACGGCGAAGAACCTTATGAACTGGTTCATCCACCCCTCGACCTCCTTGCTGCGAAACGTCCAGAACTTGTTCCACGCATAGCCGTTAACGTTTGCCAGAATAAAGGAAGCCGCTTTGAAAACCGAGTATAGAACCCCTTCAGCCACCCCGGAATAATAGATAAGCAGGTTGAGTATTCCGAAGTCGATTACGAGGTTAGAAAAACTTATGACGCAGAACTTTGCGAACTGGATCAGCGAGGACCAACGGGAGAAAAGCCCGAGAAAAAGAAAGTGGACCACGGGACTCAGTATGAACATCCCCCACTGCACTCCCACAAGCGTGGAGTACACTCCGGGCATCTCGGCGCGAAGCGTGAAGAAGAGAAGCAGTATGAAAAACGCGTTTATCTCGCTTATTACGAATAAAACGGGATAATCCGATCTGGTCATTGGGGTTTTCGGGGAAAAAAAGGGCTGCACCCCGAAGCAAGAGGCTTCGGGATACAACCCTGAAAACTGTACTTACCTTACCTTCAGTTAACTACCTGGTACTGGGGGTAGACGAAGCTTCCCTTGGTCCAGATCGCCCAGGTCGGATCCGCAAGCGGCTTAAGCTTGTGAAGCGAATGTCCCTCGGGAGCCGTGAATGTTATTTTCGGGTTAGCCATTGATACCGTTCCCCCGTTCCACGGGATCGGGTACTTGACCACTCCCTTGTCCTCCATGAACCCGAAGTAGTTAAGGTGTCCTCCGCCGAATCCTCCGAGTTCGCTTCCGACCTCGGCCGTGGCCTCGATCATCGACTGTCCGCCGATTTCAAGCTTTGTCTTAAGCACTCCGTTCTCCACCACGGTGGTGGTCATTCCCTCCTGAGCGGGAATGCCGACAGGCTTGGTGAACTCCCTCATCGTGGGAGAGCTGTTGTAGTAATGAACGAAGTACCTTCCGGGATAAGTTATATCGGAATCCATCACGTACGAGTTGTGACCATCAAGTTCAATCGTCAGATAGGTGAGCGTGTACGCTCCGAATCCCGAGGTCTGGTTCTTGTCGGGAACCGTGTACATGTTTATGACCACGTGATTGTTCGGATGGGGCTTAAGACCCGCCGGAAGCATCGATTTCAAAACCTCCGGGTCGGCCTTGTAGGCTGCGATGAACATCCAAGCACCGGTTACCAGCTGCGGGCCCGGAAGCGAAAACGACTTGGCCGGGGCCGGCGGGGCCTCACCCGAGTGCGTGGCCGTGAGCGGAACGGCACAGAAAACCAAAGCAATCAAAAAAACCAAAAACCTTCTAGCTAACATCTTTATTACCTCCTTAAGACTTTCTGATTCAATATCAAGACGTCGCCGGAAGCAAGGTCCGCTTGAACCCTAATGCTCTCCCGACGCCCTCTTCTCCTTTTCTTCTATCATATACCTAACGGCGGAGCGAACAAACCTGTTTCTCTCCGCCTCCCCCAGCACTCCTTTAAGGGCGTCGTGAACCGAGGGATCGACTATAAGTGCCCCAAGCGAACCTTCTCCTTCCCTGATCATCCGGGAAATCTCGGCCAAGTTGGAGGAGAAGCTCCGCATGTCGGCCGCAAACTGC
This region of Candidatus Dadabacteria bacterium genomic DNA includes:
- a CDS encoding NADH-quinone oxidoreductase subunit I, producing the protein MVTMAINVKVLERPRLSFWEKLYIPQVLKGLMITIRHITRHQPITVKYPEEVKALPENYRGLHVMPADDEGEIRCVACKLCEIACPTQAISIVSEPADDYGIERRPKVYNIDFMRCVFCGFCVEACPCDALRMGMKYELSSYNRAGLVHTKEVFFDPNVKSDAPRDNANFLYKMGKGEILDSPEEISKIMGLDGTYSEKPDTPPAT
- a CDS encoding anhydro-N-acetylmuramic acid kinase; translation: MNWLRPIISKKEKLAVGLISGTSMDGIDAALVRIRGSGEDTEVQIEDFICREYSDDARKLLLSPGGLNTASLSDLNFLLGQEFAAAVFDLLRKAALKTTEIDLVGTHGQTVFHNPPSLGQEVSSTLQLGEADVICEATGITTVGDFRTRDMAAGGEGAPLIPYVDYLLFSGTGKNVIAHNIGGISNCTLVTKKLGELLAFDTGPGNSLMDSVVRLASGGERNFDEDGTIAGEGSVNKDIFRRLMKNPYLDIEPPKSTGRELFGERMAGRLFSLAQKKGVSLPDLLRTLVEFTACSIVSAYERFIYPRADVEEVVLSGGGARNPVMVSRLREKLAPTRLCLSDEYGIPADAKEAVGFAVLANETVCGNRTNVPAVTGARDATFLGKISIGKNIL
- the murQ gene encoding N-acetylmuramic acid 6-phosphate etherase, which translates into the protein MFPVEKTRPTGHLLTEKANPRTVSIDELSCSEIIDLVSGEDQAAFEAVSREKDSISQAAEMVFRSLECGGRVFFVGAGTSGRLGVMEAAECPPTFGTDPETVQAVMAGGRDAVWNSVEGAEDSTTASVEALRDKKLSVDDVVLGIAASSGTPFVISALEYAKTVGCTSILVCCSEPENAPADLVITLLVGPEVIVGSTRLKAATATKMLLNMVTTTAMVLLGKTYGNLMVDLKPTSSKLVDRARRIIMDICDVEEEEAASLFREAGGNLKVAVVMKLGSLSPEESVKLLRENSGYLKKTLRSISRSAGNP
- a CDS encoding GtrA family protein, with product MTRSDYPVLFVISEINAFFILLLFFTLRAEMPGVYSTLVGVQWGMFILSPVVHFLFLGLFSRWSSLIQFAKFCVISFSNLVIDFGILNLLIYYSGVAEGVLYSVFKAASFILANVNGYAWNKFWTFRSKEVEGWMNQFIRFFAVVGVGLVINVTVASYVVAEFGGSGGSISSTVWANIGAAVSLIFTLFWNFFGLKYLVFRKS
- a CDS encoding Na+:solute symporter → MKLHAVDWMLLGLYLVFSLGVGLYFSRRASGSLSDYFVSGRGLPWWLLGTSMVATTFAADTPLAITGWIRTEGIWKNWFWWNYIFSHALVIVVFSRLWRRAQVITDNELIELRYGGRPAAFLRGFKAFYFSTIFNFIVMGWVITAMIKVFEVFFGVGQIYAVSLCVGIVLIYTVFSGLWGVVITDFVQYAIALGGTIILAVVVINSDAVGGYGQFVSKIAELPPEQTSMFITQAAGTEEFFSSDFFTFLIFMTVVWWSSHNADGGGYFIQRLCSAKDERHALAGTAWFALNHYVLRLWPWVLVALASVVIFPEAAGVAGGDDESVYLVMIRDFLPPGLRGLLLVSFLAAFMSTVSTHLNWGASYLVNDLYRRFVRQSAPQRHYVAVSRIATVVLAVIAGAVALQIKNIGDAWIFLWAMSSGIGLVLILRWFWWRINAWSEIVALASSLATILILILYTEAKGIPLELRHQILVVPVSIACWVTATFVTAPESSEKLSEFYSRVRPPGLWSPVRKKAGIAPGQGVFSSVFLNWSLVVSFLLCFMIGTGKLVLGDVETALWLLCGSALALVLILYRRGSFFR